Within the Magnetovibrio sp. PR-2 genome, the region AGCTGACGCACACCACGCAGCTCGCGGGCGTCTTTCAGTTTCATTTTGCCCAAATGGTCCAACACGGCCTTGTCTTGGCTGGACTGGACATTGCGCAAAATGATCTCCATGGCGCGTTCAAGGTAATGGTCGTTGGCCTCAATAACAGAGAATCCGCAACTGCCCACGGGGCCTTCGGTGATCAAATGTCCCGGATTCCCGTCCACGTCGAGGCAGCGAAACTCGATCAATCCCTCTTGCAGGGCGAGCTCAAACAAGCGCAGGCCGATCTCGATGGCGCGATCGTCTTCTTCGAGTTCGGCTAAGGTGCGACCAACCAGGCGTGCTGTGGTTTTGGGGTTTTTGTGCAGATAGAGTTCTTCCAATCTTTGCAGCAAGGGCAAGATATGATTGGAGATGGTCCGTTTCAGGCGCAAGCGTTTTAACAACCCGACCTTTGACCACATCCCGGCCGGGAGCTCCCACGGCTTCACGCCGTCGCGCGGCGTCACCACCACACGCATAGACCCAATGGCGCCCATGTCTCCTCCTTAGAGAATAGGTCCAACGTTAAAATATCTCAGAGCTTCTATGGCTTGGGGTCTGGCAACCCTCTTCCCTCAACGCCCGAACAGTAACATTCTGTTCACATAGCGTCCACAGGAAGAAATAATCTGACGAACTAAGGTCTAACTTTTGCGCTTCTTCACCAATCCCGCGATCACACCGCGCATGGTGCGGACCTCTTGTTCGGTCATGCGAGCGCGTTGGAACATGTTGCGGAGGTTTCTGATCATGCCGGGCTTTTTCGCTTCGACGCCCAAAAATCCGCAGTCCGTCAATTCGTGTTCCAAGTGTTCGAACATCCCCACCAACTCTTCTTTGGTGGCACGGCGCGTGTCCAGGCGGATTTCGAAAGTTTCTGCCGGGCGGTCTGTGGCTTGGGCGGTTTGGAACCACTCATAACCCATCAGCAAAACCGCCTGGGCCAAGTTCAAGGACGTGAAGCCTGGATTGAGCGGCACCATCAAGATGCTGTCGGCCAAGGCGATGTCGTCGTTGTGCAGGCCGACGGACTCTTTGCCAAACAGCACGCCGGTCTTCACCCCTGCATGGCGGTGTTCCAACATTTCGTGAGACGCGGCGCGCGGGGTCAGCACGTCTTTGGACATATCGCGGGCGCGCGCCGTGGTGGCAAAGACATGGCCCAAGTCCGCGATGGCGTCTTCGGTGGTCTCAAACACGCGGGCATTATCCAAAACGATGTCGGCACCCGAAGCCGTCTTCCAGGCGACATCGTTGGGCCAACCGTCGCGCGGTGCCACCAAGCGCAAATCCAACAGCGCCGAGTTCAACATGGCACGGGCCACCATGCCGATGTTTTCGCCCAATTGAGGCTTGACCAAAATGACCGCAGGACCGCCTTCGGCTGCGGCTTCGGCGGCAGCGGTTTTGGCCGGGCGGCGGTGTTTGGTCGAGGTCGGAGAATGCGCCATCACTTATGCCGCTTTGATCCCGTCGCGAAACAGCTTGTAGACGATGGAATCGCGCAATGCGTTGTAGGACGCGTCGATGATGTTGCCCGACACACCCACGGTGGACCAGCGGCGACCCTGATCATCCATGCTTTCAATGACCACGCGGGTGACGGCAGCAGTGGCTTCACCCGGTGTGAGGATGCGCACTTTATAGTCGACCAGGCGCAAGTCCTTGAGGCTGGGGTACAACGGCAACAAAACTTTACGCATGGCAGCGTCCAGCGCGTTCACAGGACCGTTGCCTTCGGCCACGGCCATTTGTTGGTCTTCTTCTTTTCTGTCGGGATGCAGTTCCAGCTTCACCGTTGCTTCGGACTGGGTCACCAGATCGTTCATGACATTCCAGCGCCGCTCGTCAATCACGCGAAAGCTAGCGCAGCGGAAATATTCCGGCACTTCGCCCAAGGCGCGGCGCGCCATCAGCTCAAAGCTGGCATCCGCACCGTCGTAGGAATAGCCCTGCTTTTCTTTCTTTTTAACCTTGTCCAACAGCTTGCCGACGCGAGGGTCTTTGTCTTCGATTTCAATCCCGATTTCGCGAAAGCGCGCTAAGATGTTGGACCGCCCGGCTTGGTCGGACACCAAAATTTTACGCATATTGCCGACGCTTTCGGGCGGCACGTGCTCATAACACTTCGGATCTTTTTCCACTGCTGAAACATGCAAGCCGCCCTTATGCGCAAAGGCGCTTTCGCCCACATAGGGGCGGTGGCGGTCGGGTGCCCTGTTGAGGCGCTCATCCAATGCGTGGGAGACATGGCTCAAGCGTTTGAGACCGTCTGCGGAGATGCCCGTCTCAAAACCCATTTTCAGCATTAACGACGGAATGACGCTGACCAAGCTTGCATTGCCGCAGCGTTCACCTAAGCCATTAATGGTGCCTTGGACCATGCGCGCACCGGCACGCACCGCCGCGAGTGAGTTTGCCACCGCATTGCCCGTGTCGTCGTGGCAATGAATGCCAACCTTTTCACCGGGAATGGATTTGCAGACCTCAGTCACGATCTCATCAATTTCAAACGGCAAGGTGCCACCGTTGGTGTCGCACAGCACCACCCAACGCGCGCCACCGTCCACGGCGGCTTTGAGGCACTGCATGGCGAACTCTGCATTGGCTTTGTAGCCATCGAAAAAATGTTCGGCGTCGAACATGACTTCGTCTAGCCGTGTTCCAGCGTGCTTCACGCTTTCTTCGATCATGGCGATGTTTTCTTGACGCTCAATCCCCAACGCGACGTCGACTTGATAGTCCCAAGCTTTGCCCACCATACACACCACGCGCGCATCGGTGGCCAGCAATGCGTTTAAGCCGGGGTCGTTGTCCGCACTGCGCCCGGCGCGCCGCGTCATCCCAAACGTGGTGATGCGCGACGTCTGCAGGGTCGGCAGGTTTTCAAAAAACGCGTCGTCCGTCGGGTTCGCGCCGGGCCAACCGCCTTCGATATAATCCACACCCAAAGCGTCGAGATCGCGCGCAATGGCGTCCTTATCCTTCGGGCCGAAATCAACGCCGGAGGTCTGTGCGCCATCGCGCAGTGTGGTGTCATAAATGTAAACGCGATTGGCGCTCATGGTCGGGGTGGTCCTAGCGGTCTTGGTGGTTATTCATCGTTTAAGCCCTGCAGAATGCCCAATTTCGCACGTGCACACAAGGGTTTCCAACGTTTTCCAAGATGATTACGAAACCTGCAAGCTGGGGTTGGCGGGACCGTATTGAATGTATATTCTGGAAACGCAATGATTCGCCCCACCATTCTTATCGTTGAGCGCCCAGTTGGGGAAACGGCGCACCATTTTAAGGCTATGAAGAACCCATGAGTGGAGACTTCGATTTCGAGCATGACTATCAATATCCTGAGTACCGCGAACGGTGTACGGGCACGAACGTCAATGAACAAACCCTGCTCGCGACGGATTACCTGAACCACTTCAATGAGTTGGTTATGACCTTGGAAATGCTGGGCGACATGCCGGAGCTTTTGGAAGAGGCCAAGATGTGGGCCCCCAAAGACTACAAGGACCACTTCCGCGACAGCACCATTGCGGATAAAGAGCTTGCCGTTGAAGCCTACGACCATGCACCGCCCAAGTTCAAAGAGCCCTTCGAACAAAACATCGAAAAGATCAATCACCTGATTTTGACGTCGGTGGACCGTTTGGAAAAAGATATCATGATGGGCGATATGGAGCTGGTGCGCATCAACGCCAGCGCGCTGTCCAAAGTCATTCAGCGCATCATGGACATGTGTTCGGCCAACATTCACGGGTCCGAAACCACCATGGACCAAGAAGAAATCGACAACATCATCGGTTCCGAACCAGAGCCCGCCGAAGAGTCTGGCGGTAACGCACAGGCGGACATCGACGCTCTGTTCGACTAATCACTCTGAATTTTTCGAAGAGTTTATGCTGAGGGCTTGCGCACCTGGTCAACTGGGAACGGCGTGACGTTTCCGCCGGCTAAGCGGACGAATTCTTCATAAGACACGGGGCGGCTGAACAAATAGCCCTGACCGACGTCACTGCCCAAGGCATGCAAGAACGCGCTTTGACGTTCAGTCTCGATCCCTTCGGCAATAATTTTCAGCCCAAGGTTCTGCGCCATATTGACGATGGCTTTGGCCATGGTCACCGCGTCAGGATTATCCGGAAGGCCTGTCACGAAGGACCGGTCGACCTTCAGGCTATCAAGCGGGAATTTTGTCAAATAGCTGAGCGAAGAATAGCCCGTGCCAAAATCATCGATGCTGAGCGACACGCCCAGGGCTTTGAGTTCGCGCAACACCTGAACGGTCTGTTCGGCATTTTCCACCAACATGCTTTCCGTGAGTTCCAAATCGAGATTGGTGCACGGCAGGCCGGTTGAACCCAGAATTTCTTGAACCCGTTCGGCCAGCGTCCCTTGGCGGAACTGGCGTACTGACAAGTTCACGGCAACGCTTACATCTTCAAGGCCGACATCCATCCATTGTTTGGCTTCGGTGCAGGCTTTTTCCAAAATCCAATCGCCAATGGGCACAATTAGGCCGGTCTCTTCACTGACCGGGACAAATTCCACCGGAGAAACCGGGCCGAGATCCGGATTGGTCCAACGGGCCAAAGCCTCCGCACCGATGATGCGTCCGGTCGAAAGGTCGACCTTCGGCTGGTAGGCCAGATGGAATTCGTCATTCTCCAGAGCATGGCGCAAACCGTGTTCAATAGCCATACGCCGTAGCGCGTTCGCACTCAGGGTCGAGGAATAGAATTGGAAGTTATTACGCCCCTGTTTTTTCGCATGATGGGACGCGGTGTAGACATTCTTCAACAGCTCATCAACGTTGTCGCAACTATCAGGATAAACAATGACACCGATGGAGCCGGAGCTATAGAGCTCTTGCCCGTCAACATGGAACGGCTGGCTCAAAGCTTTGAGCATGCGTGTGGCGACGGCTTCGACTTCTTCGTCTTCGTTCACGGATTCCAAAATCACTGTGAACTCATCC harbors:
- a CDS encoding RNA methyltransferase — its product is MAHSPTSTKHRRPAKTAAAEAAAEGGPAVILVKPQLGENIGMVARAMLNSALLDLRLVAPRDGWPNDVAWKTASGADIVLDNARVFETTEDAIADLGHVFATTARARDMSKDVLTPRAASHEMLEHRHAGVKTGVLFGKESVGLHNDDIALADSILMVPLNPGFTSLNLAQAVLLMGYEWFQTAQATDRPAETFEIRLDTRRATKEELVGMFEHLEHELTDCGFLGVEAKKPGMIRNLRNMFQRARMTEQEVRTMRGVIAGLVKKRKS
- the cimA gene encoding citramalate synthase — encoded protein: MSANRVYIYDTTLRDGAQTSGVDFGPKDKDAIARDLDALGVDYIEGGWPGANPTDDAFFENLPTLQTSRITTFGMTRRAGRSADNDPGLNALLATDARVVCMVGKAWDYQVDVALGIERQENIAMIEESVKHAGTRLDEVMFDAEHFFDGYKANAEFAMQCLKAAVDGGARWVVLCDTNGGTLPFEIDEIVTEVCKSIPGEKVGIHCHDDTGNAVANSLAAVRAGARMVQGTINGLGERCGNASLVSVIPSLMLKMGFETGISADGLKRLSHVSHALDERLNRAPDRHRPYVGESAFAHKGGLHVSAVEKDPKCYEHVPPESVGNMRKILVSDQAGRSNILARFREIGIEIEDKDPRVGKLLDKVKKKEKQGYSYDGADASFELMARRALGEVPEYFRCASFRVIDERRWNVMNDLVTQSEATVKLELHPDRKEEDQQMAVAEGNGPVNALDAAMRKVLLPLYPSLKDLRLVDYKVRILTPGEATAAVTRVVIESMDDQGRRWSTVGVSGNIIDASYNALRDSIVYKLFRDGIKAA